A stretch of DNA from Besnoitia besnoiti strain Bb-Ger1 chromosome II, whole genome shotgun sequence:
GCTTAGGCATGGCTCACTCCTGTCATGGAGCGGCGTAAAACGCAGAGCAGCTCTTGGAACAGCTGTTTGTGTTTATGGTCTAtctcctccgtcgtcttGGTCGTCACCCTCATGCACGGCTATATGGTGTACCAGGGCTGCTACGCTTGGAATTAAGTCTGGGTCTCCGAAGAGCGAGTTCCTGTCATGTCTGCAACCCTTCAACGTTCTGTACGATATACGGGATCTCGCTCTATCTATCCATGGCAGCCTTACTTCTACATGCATCCGTAGTGACTGGCGAACCCCGCAGATGACAGTTTGAACTGTTGGGCAGCTCTTCACGGGCTAACCTTTcacccgcgcctctctgtcaACCTTCGCTTGTGAACTCTGTAGTCCACCGCAGGCAGTGCATCGGCCGTGTTGCAGCGGAGCCGTCGCTCAAAATTTGTCAACAGGGAAATCTCCTCGGTGCGGTGCATTTAGCCGGAAAACAACTGCTGCAAAAGTCGTTGCACTTACCACAGGACCCCTGGGCATCAGATCAGTGCGACGTGACTGAAAGGCCAGTTGGTACTGATGCTTTCAGCGATTTTCTGGCACTGGCCAGCGATGCCACGACTCGTTTACGTATCACGGCGCACCGAACGATGCTGCTGACGCGGCATGCAGTCATCCAGGAACTCCTGTGTGGTGAACGGAGGCATCGCAACACACTGCCCGGGGAGTGTGACATATGCCAGTAGGAAGGTAGGATGAGGCCGTCATTAGCACGATGAAGCTGGTGACGAACAGCTAATTTAGCAGCAGGCGGTGCTGATCACGTACGTCATTCCTTGTCGCTGTCCGAATCGGTGTCTGCGTCAccgtgcggcgcgtctctaGGCGATTCGCCACTTTCGGGTGTGGTCCACTGGGGGTTGCTGTTACCCCTCGCACGTGCGGGTTCGGCCCGTTGTTTCAAGTTTCTCACATCCCTCAGCAGTTGCGCCAAATACCGTTCCAAGGAGCACTTTAGAGTTTTTTCCAGCGTGAATATCCTCAAGTCAGTTCCCTTTTTCCTCTTTATTAACTGGCGAACCCTCATCTTGCTCAGCACTGTATTATGTAGAGCTCGTGTCCCCGCAAGTGCGTCCCTGAGTTCAGTGAGCTGCAGAGAACGAAGATTCTGTGGCAACGGCCCGCTGGCCCCCTCACAAGCGCTTGGACTGGCGaggtcgcctgcgctggaGGGCCCATCGGCCCGAGAGGAGCTCCTCGATACTGCCGCGGTCATGTCACTAGGCGTTGCcgccgtgtgtgtgtggcgcgCCGCACGTTTCTCCCTCCGCCCAAGAATCAAGGCCTTGACTTCGGTTGGGTGATACGCGTACATGAAGGGGGACGAAAATTTGGATCCGAGAGGACTTCCTTCCAAAGCAGCACCGTGATTTCTGTCGCCTGGAGGAACAGGGCTAGGATAAGTTCCGCCAGAACCCCCGGAAGAGCTGTGTGACCCAGATTCATTCGCGCCGTCAACTGGTGCTGCCGATTGCAGCTTTAGCTCCACATTCTTTGTGGAGGAGGGCTGGCTGgcaagccgccgccgctgcaggcctgAAACGGTTTTGGAATAAGCGCCGTGGGCAAATTCAGCCCCGCCACAAGGTagagcgccttctgcgtgcaTGTGAAGTTCGTTGCAAGTCGGGAGGAAGCTAACACAGGAAAGGAGAAACAGAAATCGAGCAGGTCTGCACCAGCACCCTTTCGCAGCTTCGCCTGTGCCGCTGTGCCACGCCAACAACAGAAGCGCTGCCATGTTTCCGTACAGTGGTATGCGGCGCTACGGCCTCTGAGGTGTATTTCGCGCCACCAGTGCCGACGCCGAATTCTCGCACAGTATATACGACCAAAAATGAGGGCCAAAGTAGCGTGGTGGCGGATACCTGAACGTGAGTGTCCGCGGTACTCTGTCACGGCGTTCCTTACCGTGACTGGGCACTCTGCCAACACACAGAGCTCGTCAAAACCGCTGGTTATCACGCCCAAagagctgcgcagccacGTCCGTCCTGAACCACAACCGTGAGCGTTGTGTTGTTGTTGTTGCGTTGTATGTAACTGCGAAGCAGAAACCATGACAGTTGTGGCGTGACTGTGGTAGGGATGCGGCCCGTAGACTGTACAACGCGAAAGCCGTACAGAACACCCGATGCCAATATTACGCAAGATAGCTCCGAACAATTCACAAAACGATGATATGGGAGTCGCTTCTTGCCACCGCAGGCATGGACGAAAACTGTTCCGAAGGGATCTTGGTCACTAACTCCTTTCGAGAAGCAGGGAGGTTCACATTCCTGGATAACTAACAGCCGCTTGTGCACCCAACCCCAGCACTTGCACTCGGCACGCCCAAGCGACAGACGCTACAGTCTTGCGTCTCTGACCCTATCGGCAGGTGTTCTCATTCCAGGTAAAAGCCCCTTGCTTGCAAGTTCCGTTTAACACTGGATATTATTGCGGCTTCCTGTGATTTTACTGGCGGAGAGTCGGCACGCATCAAAGTGTTCTGTGATAGAACCAGTTTCAGAGGTAAACGCCGCGGCGATGCGGAGCGACCAGCGATGGCACAGATCGGCTGGCGACGGATGGGCAGCGGGCAGCCGAGCAGCGCTATTCAGACGGAATCACCGAATTGCTGCCCCGGCTTTTTTCGTCCCTTCAAAGGGTTCAAAGGCAAGCAGTAACAAAATTGGTGGCATGAGCcgaaacagagagaggaaacccACTACTACAGAGACGCAGTGAAGAAGACGTCACGAATGCTGCCGAGCGATGGTAGTCTGCCAAACACCCGTTACCCCAAATGCCACCGCCCCTCTGCTAGGCGCTCACAGGCGCCGGTATCGAATACAGTTGAACCGTTGTATGGCTCAGCGTTTGAAATTGTGACTATATCTTTGCTGAAGCACCGATTGCAGAATGCATCCGTTTAGTCGACTCAGATTATACCCCAGACCTTTCTGTACTGGTACCGCAATAGTTGTTAGGCAAGGGTTTTCAACATCGAGATAGCAACACTGGCACCCTCTTGACTCAAGAAAAGCCGTTTTCAACATCGAGATAGCAACACTGGCACCCTCTTGACTCAAGAAAAGCCGTGCCCGGCACCGGCACAGGATGAAATACAAGGCCGGGACAGGTGTAGCTAAGAGTTCACATCACTCTCTACAGCTGCCGGCTTACTGCCCCTAGAAAGTGCCTGTGGTGACCACCATTTTTTGCGCGGTTCCTGTAAGTGCAGTGGGAGCCGATAATGGCACGGGGAAGACAGCAGAACTAATTggtgccgccgcctgcaacACAAGCACTGCTAACACGTTAGCGGCCGTTCGGTAGTTCTGACTAATCGCTAAAGCGCGAATCGAACCTAGCAACCTTGCCCAGGTACATCAGAAAGTCTGCGACCATCATCAGTTTTCGAGGTGAGCCCAGCAAAAATGGCAGATTCCGTAAAGAGAGATTCGCTCACGCGAGGTGAAGGAGAGAGCAACGCAGAGTACTACTACAATTGTTTTTGCTGCCCTCGTACCGTAGTAccgggcgcgagacgcctccgTGCGGGCACCGGGAACAAAGACGATTTCCAAACAGGTCTTTGTTATAGTTCTCCGACGCGAGCGCTTCTAGTAGTACGTTTCAACACGAATTCAAACTTTGAATTCACACAGAACACGTGACGTATCAAATGAAGTCCCTCACACCACCGTTTTACGTTGGATCCAAACACCATGCATTAAAGCAAGAATCGTTTGGAGCCACGAAAAAAGAGGGCACACATCGTGCACGCGATAGATGGAGTTAAGACATTCGCGTTGTTTAAGGTTTAGGGTTATGTCAACCAGGTGAGCCGCTTCCCCTGGCTGCTTGTAAGATgacctcgccgtcgccataGCTCCACAAACCGAAATAGGCACTGAACGGAGGCGAACACGGTCCGAAAAAGTGTTCAGCAGGGCGATCCTACATAAGCGTGCAAGCTGTGTtacttccttcttctctcctgaTATTTgcttctgccgctgcacTCGCACGCTGCGGGTCCCTCAGATCTTTGTCCAGATATCGGTCTTCGGGGTTTGTCAAAGTCACACCAAAGAGGTTTCCAAGGCCGCGCATCACGTCGGTAGCGTGGAGCTGCAGTCTCTCGGTTGTCGACTGCAGAACGCACACAGGACATACATAAAGCGAAGCCAGGTGCTTCGAAACTTTGATGCGCACCGAGACAACGGACATCCAGCCTGAAGAGCCGAATCCCTAATTCCCTTGTCCCCAGGCGTCGAGACGTCCTCAAACACGTCCCAGCTGGCACCCTTGCACTTGGCAGCTACGAGTTCCACTACTCGTTGAACACACGTAAAAAGTCCTTACACACGACTTCACACGGAACAAACGCGTAGCCGTCATGGCCTTCTTGCCCCGCCAGACGTGGGCAGTCGTGGCCCTGCGGTGTCGCTACCTCAAACAACTTGATCGCAATTGCAGCCGAGTCGGCCGCGCAAAGCGAACGTAGGCCCGCGCAGCCCCTGCCGAAAATATCGCCATACCAGAAGATCTCTCCAACATGGGCGCTCTTGCGGATCGAAAGTGAGTGTCGCGGAAATAAGCGATAGGAGGTCTGAAAAAAAATGATCAAAACTtcttgctgctgccgcacCTAGTAGTCCCCGTGTGCTATTTCCCTCTTTGAGCATTAATCTAAGACCCTCTGAATCAGACACACCCTGTGCCACCTCTAGCTCGCCTGCTGCATTGGGTGAACGGTAGGATGATGACACCACCTTGAGGGAAAAAGCATCCGTTTCCCGGAGACCAAAATATTAATTCTACCTCCCGCAACACAGTGCTCCCGCTGGCGCAGTCAAAAGCATGTGAATGGCCACTTCACAGCGCCCACACGACGGGCATTCATCGCAGGATATCTGGCACCTGACAGGCAGGAGAGAGGTGATTCTTAATAATAGTCGATACGCGGATGAGGCGTGGCGGTGCCAGCAGACCCCACCCTGGTAGGGTACATGCGCTGAAAACAAAGAACTGAAATCCCCTGGTTCTACCGTTACCGGGTGCTGATGCTTGCGCTCGATCCAATGCAGGCAGCAACCGTTTTACGAGTCACGACAAATCCGTTTCTGGGGACTTGCCAATTATCCAGTTCTGACCTTCATGACGACCTTTCTGTCGCAGCTTCTCAATGGCCCTCGGGCCCCTCTTGGCGGTCTCGTTTACACCCTGAAAAGCGCAGTTCTCAAATCGTTGGCTGACGTCTTCTCCGCACCATTCACTGATCTCTGACGTCCACCGATTCAACCAACATTGAAACCCCCTCTCTCGTTACAGGCTGCGGCTTTGCAGTCCAGGTTATGTGCTTGCGTCACCGCAAGTAACCCCCACAGGCGCCCGGAGACAGGACATGCAACAAGGGTAGAAACCAGCTATTCTGCAGCGTAGCTTGTCAACAGGCGCTCCACGGCTGCAttcatgcatgcacatgcgcaTCCCATGCTTACGGCGGGCTCCTCCATAGTGGTGAGATAAAGTAAAACCAACCCAAAGCAATAAACGTCATTCTTGAACGGTGAAAGCTGTTCTGTGTAGTAGGCGGGTTTCTGGATACGAGCCGAAGCGAGAGCCTCTCGGTATTCAGGCGAAACAAACGTGGGAATAGACGATAGCCGCTTGGCCATGTTCACCATCCACCGCTTGAACTCCGCTGCATATACACAAGACAGAACGATGACAAGCACAACAATGATGAAAAAACGTATGTGAACGGCATCAATACAACTGGATTACCTACTACTGTTGTACTGCATGAGAACGGCGCACCGCCGGCTCAGTAATGCCTTTCATAGAAAACCTCCTCCACTGTCAGTTCTCGGCACACTTATTCCGGGGTCTCTGAGACACAACTCAGAAACGGATGAGTTCATTATCTGGAGAAGCAGCAAACACTGAAATCCGGTACTCGCCACAAAAGACATCCACTGGCAGCTAAGTAGAGAGGTTTGAGTCTACCAGCTTCTGGCGAATACTTTCCCTGGTATGACGACCCCCGCATTGCAACAATAATACGACGCAGAAGCAACCAGAGCCCTTCCCCCCTCGAAGCCTTTTCATGTGTGTGACTGTCCTTCCTTCGTGTAACTCCGTGAAGAGAGCAAAATAACCGCACATACAAAGATCGTGGCAGCCAAATGCCTTGTCGCTGCGGAAGCATGCGTACTTGGTGGAAGGAAATCACCAATCAGCAGCCTGAATCCGTCGTCCGACACGAAAATGTTGCTCGGTTGAATGCTTCCATGGTACAAATTGTGGTTCTCCATGTAAGCCATACTGCGGAAAACACGCCACGGAAACGCAGGGGTAAGCACCGAGTAAAGGTGAGGGGTCCACGACGTGTACAGTCACCCGCATGGGCAACCCGCTCCGCCAACTCCGGATTTTCAGCGGAGCGAAAGTGCAAGGCATAACGGCACTCCCGCTTGACAAACCCACGAAACACCCAGGTGATTCACGTGCTACACTACCACTCCAATGTCTCCACTAAGTGAATGGAATGTATGGACCCACCCATAAGCAACTACATCCGTCTTTTTCTTCGAcgagcagaagaagctgTCGCGCCTCACATGCTTGCCATTGTCTCCACGTCGTCCTGGCTGAGTTTTCCTCCGATAAAGCCTCACTATTTAGACGTCCCGCGCAGGACTCGATTGCTTACCAGGATATGAATTTATTCGCGTTTGCCAAGAGAAGGTCGTCCTTGTAATACAGGAATTTCTTTTTCCCAGCGAGCTTCTTGACGACGTCGCCAACAGTCCCGTGCTTGAAATAAGGCCTATCGCACCGCACGGAACCGCCCTCGAGACACAGCCAAACGTCTTGACTGCGACGGCTAGAGGAGCCTGACAGGCGTGAAAACCGTGTCCGCTGCGAAGCAGTAGCGGACCACTGACCCCCACGTGCACAATGACGAGGAACTGGGGCGGCTCCAGCTCACCGACTGCGCCAGGCTCTTTGGCACGAATGCTGTGCAGAGTGCTTGGCTGCGGGAGACTTGTTCGTACCCCGGAACGACCTGGACCCGCGCGGCCGAACGGCCTCCTAAGATCTCAGTTTTTACTCTGCCCATCGGCGCCCTCCCACTCAattccttcgtctcccctCTGAAGCACCGATGGTGGCGGAACCCACTAGTGCAAGCAGAAGAGTAAGCCCCCCAAAAAGACTGGCTGACCTCCTGCGGAACTCCGTCATTCAATGAACAATTACCTGATAAAGATCGCATTCTCTACGGTCTTGAAGTCTCTGTGCAGACGATCAACTGTACCAACGTAAACTAAAGGCACCAGTCCGACGCCTTCGAAATCGAAGCTTCCTTTCTCGACGATATAACGCCAGAATATCTTCATCTGAGattcgccttctgcgacgAGCGTGCCTGCACACTCTGTTGCATCGGAAAAGCCCAACCGTCGGCCGTCGCTTGCATGCGCGGGTGCAGGCTCGATCTACGGACATCACGA
This window harbors:
- a CDS encoding protein kinase (incomplete catalytic triad) (encoded by transcript BESB_036640); the encoded protein is MAMAARGLQKSQWGVLGEKIKWPPGFFPQKRLPGSGVHGETWVISNNVDQVAKELTDLRDKLVAGVKKLDQGIEEAAAAMEEPLPGEDEDDIGYDDEFDFADRFDPHDRTDPEVLLEERQGLQTELQDRLDEVNSKLAAMQQNRLNFTWKRRELPYQLHRLDKPWEDFNKAELLAAKRAAEEAAAAEQAALEQKARRRGKTYVEPPKQEEPDQPDTFAAKLIEPAPAHASDGRRLGFSDATECAGTLVAEGESQMKIFWRYIVEKGSFDFEGVGLVPLVYVGTVDRLHRDFKTVENAIFIRPYFKHGTVGDVVKKLAGKKKFLYYKDDLLLANANKFISCMAYMENHNLYHGSIQPSNIFVSDDGFRLLIGDFLPPTEFKRWMVNMAKRLSSIPTFVSPEYREALASARIQKPAYYTEQLSPFKNDVYCFGLVLLYLTTMEEPAGVNETAKRGPRAIEKLRQKGRHEDLLSLISATLTFDPQERPCWRDLLSTTERLQLHATDVMRGLGNLFGVTLTNPEDRYLDKDLRDPQRASAAAEANIRREEGSNTACTLM